The region CCCAATTTCTTTGCATTGTAATTGATTTATATCAGcaatcaaacaaatgaaaataaataaatcgggAGTACTTCAGTGTGATTCAGTTTTGAGTGAAAAACCAAGCGCTTTAGGTCTAATTGCAGACCATCATCAGGGTTTTCCTGGAAGGGCAAATGAGGTTAtatgataattattaaataaacaaaacaattaTCCGTCCAGAAACTTATCACAATTGTCAGGGAGCAAGTACAGGCAATtcagcaattgaccatattcaccgtcgccatattgttgtgcgacaataccaactacccagtgttcccaacgaagaaatattgagtttactagaaaaaatccacaatataaagtttataagtgaagtttatgtgtaccttttctgactgctacgccagataggcttgtttgggacactttttcgcaaaaatttcacctttttgtacttttctagtaaactcaatatttctccgttgggaacactgggtagttggtattgtcgcacaacaatatggcgatgGTGAATATGGTTAATTAATGAGGCACATTCAAAAGGCAAAgctcaaatttcaaaatatgaaactttccacaaCAACGCAATTAGGTAGGTCATAGACAATTATAACAATGATATAAATATTATAACACCGAGAAAGACAGGGAAGAAACATCTCAACTACCAACACATTGTTAAATATGCCGACAGCAGGATGACTTGAAATGGATGTTCATAGTGGTCTAGGGGAAATCTCGAAGCTATAActcacataaaaattttttcttttttttttcttctctctTTTTGAGCTTTGCCTTTTGAATGTGTCTCAATAATTGCTGTATTGCCTGTACTTGCTCGCTGACAATTGTGATAAGTTCCTGGACGGGTAATTATTTCGTTTGGTTCATTTAATCATTATGATATAACCTCATTTGCCCTTCCAGGAAAACCCTGATGGTGGTCTGCAATTAGACTGAAAGCGCTTGGTTTATCACTCAAAAATTAATCACACTGAAGTACTcccgatttatttatttatcctcGTGTGTGCACAGCCATCCCTacaagcaaataaaaataattttgaagaattaatcCGATTCGCTAACTCAAAGCCTTGAAGCAGGAGTTTTCTTTCTGTTATGATGATTTAAAGGATTATAATATAATCATCATTCGAGAAACAGATTTTTACGAAAggttcttaaaaaaattatattattctaCTCCAAGATTCCTTGACGTCAGTTTGAAATTAAAAGAGGAAGAATACCTACTCATGGACGAACTACCCTTACCATTAGGGTCACCAGTGTGGAACTCACGTTTTAGAAAGAAGATCTATACCTACTGAACTCTACCTGATGTTTTCAAGCATCTATTTGCCTATTGTCTCTTTTTGTtgtatctttttcattttttctatgtGTGACATTGACCTATACCTATATCTTCATAGTAGAGTTTTATGTTTTTGATAATTGAAATTGAGTTGTACTCAATTTCTGTTTCTTCGTAGTTTATCTCTGGGTCTTTCGTGAAATGTTGGCTACTAATAACATCTTCGACTGGGTTATATTCACTTATTTTTTTCAGCTCGTTAGCTGGATGCTGATTTGCTTTTTCAAAAAGCTTTCCAGTCGAGAAATCTGTTACAGTTTCACATTCTAATTCTCTGTGGATATTTTCGATTCTCACGAACCACGGCATATCCATCGCAGCTCTTAACAGTTTATTCCTCATCACTTGCGTCTTCTAGATATGTCTTTTGGCTGCATAGCCATATGAGCTGATCTATATGTTAAGTTGAGGTCTTGCAATTCTTCGTATTCTTTCGTATTTTGATTCATTGGGCTTTTTCTTACTATATTATGTAAAGAAGAGTGAAGTCTCGTCATTGTTGACTCTGCTGCTGGAAATGAGTATGAAGTTGTCCGAAGACGATTGACAATTCTTCGTGCAGTACATAATTCCTGTGATTGAAAACCTAAAAAAAGGGTGCATCGAAACTAAGACAAAACTGATGGTCTAACTAGTCTTCTCATCAATGTTCTTGCCTATTAAAAAGGAAGACAATAAAATAGttctttataatacaagtgcagaaggcattgatattcttccacgagttcgaaattcaaaaactcgccacttcgtggctcgtttttgaatgaacaagtggtagaatgagccttctgtacgagtattatacattattttctccaattcattgcattcttattgaaattaatgaaatatttccataaatatcatttagtgatttttgcattgaaaaatgttgtttgacagaactgatttctttagggcaaattgatgaattgacagataaagccgtggcggaaagttcggagtgctaacatatgataataaaatataaccatgaaaactgtgcgtttctgatatattctcgcacgattttgttctacaagatgtggaagaataatcggaataaccacagaattagagaaatgagtTTATTGGTGGAATGTGGATCTCGATAAACACGGAAAGGAGAGAAGAACCCTCCCTAGATATAAAATTACTTAGAGAATTCAAACTTTTTTCAGGAGAATATACTTCCGAGATTATGGCTAGCTCTGAAGGTCAAGTCATTTCTGTAAActcaaaaatcattaaattgaaaatatgaggACATTGAATATATATACTTCCTACTGCAAAGTCCTAGCGCATAGTTTTGTATGtggagaaataaaaaaaataaatcaataatcCTAATATCAACATTCCAATTCACAAATCTGCTCAAATATCCCCgatattattaatgttctaaccACCCTGTGTTCTTTTGTCCTACGATGTTCAAAATTGATTTCTCGCATATCCCTTGGTGAAACATActgcaatattaataaaagaaaataaataaaaacacttgactatgtttttttatttattttctttattaatacgatgttcatttcaattgaaaataatcaaatatataaGTAAGTGGTCATGGTTAAAcgtaattgaaattattttctgagatatcaaaaattcaatctGAATTGCTTCAATATccgttttttcgaatttttcacttTTGAAATCAGTTTAGGATTAGGCATGTTAACGAGCCCTCACATCGTCCTATAGTTTTGGGATCATACAATATTCATGAGTTATAAAAACTCATGAGTTATAAAAACACATGACACTCAACCATATAGTGTTGTCTCAAACTATAGAAATTTATGTCTTTAGTAATTGAAAACGGGTTCAGTAGGCGCCAAAACTAtcgtaaaaaataatattgtgaCTGGAAGCGTAGTTTAACTCTATCCGTTATTTATTCACGCATAACTTGGTTTAAATGGACAAATCTTCCTTACCACGATAGAAAAATACTGTAAAACCAGTATAGGCCATATTTAATGGTCCTGCCAGCATGCAGTAGCAATGACGCTGAATTATAATACTTCTGTAACCGGATTCATCTTTCAGGTTTACTTTctgaaaaagatgaaaatgtTATACCTTCAGTAAAATGCGGAGAAGTACGCTAGAAGACGAAGTAGAAAATTGACAAATCGCAATCGATAAGGAAATTTTCAGTTAATATTAAATTAATAAAGGTGGATACATGGTATCCCAATGAAAATTTGACCCTCCCCCCCAGAACTCAAAAAcgaagaattttcgaagatttttgtTTTAAGAGGGACGAATTTCCATCATTAGTTTGTTCTGGAAAAAACACCCCTTGAAAATTATTTAGGTTTTTCCTGATAGTTTGGCCAAATAATATCTTCGATGCTGGTTTCCTTTTTCAGTAACATATCCGGCAAGCCTCAATAGTTGAAGTTCTATGGAATAATCCGAATTTCTCGGTGTATTAGCAGATTCAGTGCTTCTGTTTCATCGCTAAGTTTTTTGTGTAAAGATTCTCTCAACTATTCCCCAATGATTGACAGTAGACTCATTGACCTGTAGTTTGTGGGAATTTTTCATCTTTTCCTGGCTCATTTTATGCAATAACTTGCAGTTTTTTTGATAGTGTTGTTTTCTTTTCAATCCATTGGGTTAGCGCTGCTGTTTCTTCTCTGAGGATTTTTTGTAACTCcaaatttgttattttgtcTTTATTTGTCTGTCTCATCGTTCTAGACTAGATACAACCTCCTCTTATGCCTTTAAAACATGAAAATCTCTTAAACCTCAAAAGAAGCATCAAATTACAGCTAAATTCGATCTTAACTCAAGTTCCTGGTATCAACACTGACGAAATCGAATATGCGTTGGACCAAATGAAGAATGTGCGAGCTCCTAGAATGTGGCGGCATTACTGTGAAGATGCTGAAGGGGGGAGGTGCTGCTGCAGTTTATTTTTGCAGGTTCTCCTGAAAAAATGCTCAAAAAATGACCAAGTTATTTGGCTTTTCAAAAAAGGAGATGAACTTGACGTAGCCAACTAAAAGACTATTCTACCAATCCTTATAAATTCTTgacaaatataataatgaattaacTTTCAAATGAGTTCAATTAATGCCTGAACCTGAACACCGAAAAGATTTCAATACGATAGATCACATCCAAATAATACGTCATTGAAAAATTCACTGAATACAATGTACCACTCTACTCCTATACAGATTACAAAAAGCATTCTGTAAATAACTGGTCTATCTTCGAAGCTATAGACAATGCTAGAATCGACTCCAGACACAAACATCTAATTTACCACATTTATAATTATGCCTCATTTGACGTCAAAGTTTCtgatgacataaaaacaaatccAATTCGAGGCGGCAAAGGAGTTCATCAAGAAGTTACAATATCCCCAAAATTGTTCACTCTCACTCTTGAAGAAGTGTTTAAGAATATTTTGAACTGCTAGATTCCCAGAAAACATGGTTGTTATTCCTTTCACCATCTCTCTTTTGCTTTGGACACATAATATTCTTTCAATAATGAAACTACAAtatcaaataataacaaaacaaatcttcatatcaattttgcattttttattaaaaatccatataaaaaattataaaataaatatacttaataataaattataattaatgagcATGAGTTCAATTAAACACCAGTGGTTTTCGTGATGAAATCTCTTAATTCTTTCGCATACAAAGAGGCGTAAACACCAGGTTTGTTAGGTTGTGCACATCCTCTACCCCATGACACTATACCAATTTGAACGCCATTCAATGTGAGAGGACCTCCACTATCGCCCAAACATGCGTCTTTTCCTCCTTCAGTAGTTCCAGCGCAGATTTCTCTGATGTTGATCCCATCCTGAGGTAGATCACTGGCACATTGCGCATGTGATACTATAGGCAAATTTACCGTCATCAAATGCTTTGACATATCTAGGGACATATCCTTGGCCGCTCCCCATCCTGCCAAAGTGGCCACAGAACCATCCAAAACGGAGCTACCTTGAGAGTTGGGTGCTAGCACAGGAAGTTTAACTGGTTGAACTTTGTCACCGTAAGTCAAATTCGTCTTCAGTCTCAGGACAGCTACGTCGTATCCATCGAAGAATATGAAGGAAAAGTTAGGATGGGTGATGATCTCTTCGACATCTATCAAAACTCCACCTTCGAGGATTAGTGTTGATCCTGCCCTAACGAAGGTTTCGTTCGCATtcactctgaaaaaaaaaatttgtgaggAATCGTTTTTATCAGACaagcaatttttaattttataaattattacaaatatttttttggggGAAATGTTATAAATAATAGTAGATCTAAAGGGTTTTCTAAGAAGAAGTTTCTttatgatattaaaaaaaattgctatAGGTATTTCAAGGGAACTgattggatgtttatttcattgcaaAGACAACCATTTCATTAATTCTAAAAAACAATATCAACCAAATAGCCGTCgcagctacggttgcagcaccatatattttcatgaaattcgcACATTTATGTCTGGCAGAGAATGGTCAAGTGTTATGTTTGGCCGGTGGTTTTGTATGGTGTCAACATTGAACCGTATTGAAGCATTCGAAATGTGGATACACAGACGTATGCTCAAAATTCCCTGGACAGCACACAGAACAAATGAAGAAGTGTTAAGAAGAGCCAACAAGAATAGAGAATTGCTTAATGTCATCAAGCGTAGGAAGATATCCTATCTGGGCCATGTGATGAGCGGAAGTCGCTATCGAATTCTGCAATTGATAATCAGCAAAATAGGAAAGAGGGTTGTAGGAAGAAGGCAAGCATCCTGGCtcggaaatattcaagaatggACCGGAATAAGAAATGCAGGTCAACTTTTGCATATGGCACAGGATCGAGAAGCATTCTCAGTGGTGATCGCCAACGTCGGACAAAACTGATAGggcacatgaagaagaagatgTCTGgcgtatgtcctcgataactctctCTCAGGTATTGAATCGGTTgtgagcattggcatagaccttattttTTACGTGGCTCCAAAAATACAAgactgaaggtgttaaatcacaagctTTCGGTAGCCAATTGTGATCAACTCTTCGAGAAATATCAATTCCAGGAAAACATTGTTGCAAAATTGCGAGTTTCATTGCTTTTGtgtcactgaagatgatttttcgatgagaaTCCAAATCATTTTGTTACATGTAAGGGACCCAATCATCGAAGATTCTGGAATGGCTAATTCCCAAAATCGACAAGGACTTGACAAACCTgagttttcgggcaacaacagtaatattctcagttgttcttgaactAAGCATACGGTTTTTATCCTTCACATCATTAACTTGTTGAATGTCATATATAAATACCCCTTATTGTAAAACCCTTCATTTATAATTAGCTTTCTGATGATCTTTTCATTTCTATTCTATTCCAAAACGGAAATGGTTTTATCcactcaaaaaaaatattctctatACTTTTATCATATCGgattttttattgcaatgtaATGATCAAATTAATATGGTGAAAATAAATGGAGAGAGAAAATAGACAAAAACTATTTCAAAGAGCAATAATGATTTTAGGCAAAAGAGTAGAGATATAcccttttttatttcagtttacatATTCTCCAATACAAAGATCCAATGAATTTCCTAATGAGTATACATTTTTTATCTACAGACGTAAATGCTATTGTTCTAATCATTCAATTAGATATCGTTATAAGTaccaaattttcatcatttcctcCAAGTACTCAGGTTCAAGTACAAGTCTAATCTTGAGTCGGTACTCGAAATAATGCgtctttatttttgaattgtatattATGATTGTGTAATGATTCTAAAAATGAGTTATTGAGAAATGAAGAGAACGactgacaattcaaaaaataataaatccaCAAAAATGAATAGTTGATTACCGATAATTGTTAAGGGGTTACTTTGCACCACTACCTTAGGCTCATTGGTGTccccaaaaataataattactatattttaGTCTTGATTACCTTAAATTTAATCTTTTAACAACTacattcattcattaattatcATCAATTGGTACATAATGAAAATTATACCATCTATGACAGTCCAACCTACACCTTATAAAAGTTTATCGAGTGTACTTGATGAaggtaattcaatataaatataaaaaaattgaaaactttatgtccattcccttcacaataacatatctttatgatatatttggtttatttttgtcttggaatacaattccaattctaaaaatgacagaaataataaccaaccaaaagaaaattctaaataactgaaactgtacaaattgagcagacggttaacaaattgaataactaaattaacataaaagcagacatacgtttcgaaatttttgtacATATTAATTAATGCACTTtttcagtgccttatagttcaaaaaaatttctgaattcacCAAGTCACTACTTGTATTTCTACTTTACAAAAATTTCGATTGTGGAACTTCAAACTAACTAAAAGTAACTGTTTCTCTAGTAAGTATTCACATAGAAAGCAATCACatcaggtagtcatagatttttttcttgtttttctcatgaactacatatacaaatcgacatttacaattgaaataacaattttagaaattttaaatttatccttTGGTTGATGATGACtcttaatcaataaatgattacttcaaatttggtgatcaaaatttattttgtttcagtaggtaatttatatttactttcaatttattgaatttcctAAATACAAGATGTCTCTAGAGAAAGTATATATTTCTTAGGTTACTGCAAGATTCGGAGGGGTGTGAGGGATATAACTATCGGTAGCCTGACTCTTGGGATTCAGTCTCTATAGTTTATAGAGCATTTGTAGAGATCGGATCGAGCGTTGTGCGTACGggaattttacaaaaatggcAATTCTGCGACTTTAGCTCGAATATATCTTTCcaatattgaagttttttgtCACTTAAATATTTCACCATGCATTTCTCTCActcgaaaatgaataaaaaagttTGAGCGATTCGTTAATAAACACTTTTCCGATAAAAGGCCTATTTTTTAATCGCCTTTCTTTTGAGACGCCTTGTAATATGACGAGCAATCCCTAATGCTTCTTCAGATTCGAAATTTCAAGATGAAACTTACCCATCAAAGCAGTGTGCAGCTGTTAAAACATAATTTGGTGCGAGTATGCTACCCCCACAGTTGTGTTCGTCCATATATTGAATAGAAACTTCGAAAGGAAACTCTTGAATATCTGCGGGCCTTCCTCCAACTATTCTGTCATCAGGAACAACATGTCTGTGTCGTGCCGAAACACCTGTAAGGAATTTGGTGTGATTTTTCATCCTTatagttttcaatttcatatttttctgaatattagtgaATCCGTAATAAGAAAATATGTATAATCGGCACTGTTATTCGTCTGATAAATTCATTGTCTCTATAACTCATAACAGAAGTAGGGTTTATCTAGGGGAAAGTCATATATCTTCTCTCTTACTCTTCcgtgaaatggatatgcaataTGCAAATAACAATCAtcgataattcaattttatatataGGTTGATGTGACTGTAAATTATGATACTGAAGTAGTTAATATTATTGTCAGTAGAATTTTGTCAAAACAACACCATTTTGAATCTTGTTCGAATCGTTAATTTtatcataatatgaatataataaGATATGACTGAGATTGGTAATGAAGAAGTTTTTGGAAAAGCAGTTTATTCTCTAACTTTCTTCAGGCAAATAGAACTcaacgaaaaaataatttaaatattataGTGTGAACTATAAATAGGTATATTAGAAAATCTATTCACTCACCATTCAAGACGCTTATAACAATTAAAGCAAAAACTAAACTGATCATTATAGAAATCGAGTTGATTCtacgattaatttttttcaaatgaacaatAGAAAACATTTTGTTCTTATATATGAAATTGTAATTGAGATGGTGAGCTACTACAGATTTGTTGATATTCCGTTATCTAATCAGAAATATCCTCATTCAGAGAAATCAGGAATTAGTAGCTTGAAAAATCTAGTTCAGAGGAAGTTGGATGATGAATTTAATTCCTGCTCGATATTGATGAATgggaaattttttatgaacCCTCTTATCAGATGAAAATTTAATCTCATCGTGAGTTTTTAATCACTTCTTTACCTTTGTGTATTAAATATTGAGACATCGTCAAATCttcatatttatatatttattttttttgaccTTAGTTGTTGAAGAGTGCATCTGCCAatgattgaataaaaaaaaaatattttgaaaatagaaaGCTTGAATCGAAGCTAAATGAAAGTTTTTCAATACAAATTTACGATCATcttatattatttcagtcaagacTTTACACAATTGCAAGTGGCggtcatatttttttattacatatggaaaaaaatcattcttTAGAATCCGATGGTTGCTAAGATAAGTGATGACAGCTAATTTTCTTGTCCTCAACGTTAGCTCAGCACTGATTATATGGAAAAT is a window of Harmonia axyridis chromosome 2, icHarAxyr1.1, whole genome shotgun sequence DNA encoding:
- the LOC123673154 gene encoding trypsin-7-like, with product MFSIVHLKKINRRINSISIMISLVFALIVISVLNGVSARHRHVVPDDRIVGGRPADIQEFPFEVSIQYMDEHNCGGSILAPNYVLTAAHCFDGVNANETFVRAGSTLILEGGVLIDVEEIITHPNFSFIFFDGYDVAVLRLKTNLTYGDKVQPVKLPVLAPNSQGSSVLDGSVATLAGWGAAKDMSLDMSKHLMTVNLPIVSHAQCASDLPQDGINIREICAGTTEGGKDACLGDSGGPLTLNGVQIGIVSWGRGCAQPNKPGVYASLYAKELRDFITKTTGV